A region of Granulibacter bethesdensis DNA encodes the following proteins:
- a CDS encoding formaldehyde-activating enzyme: protein MKSQRYTNILMGTVQFAIANGVLDAVREGYLPKDQVNDLGIICSVWLALSIINDDNPDHKRCCSKSSARVSRKPSARPCRTHPQSMTRAFVEWLTAVIPPRIKRRAQPPIFMKG, encoded by the coding sequence GTGAAAAGCCAGCGCTACACCAATATCCTGATGGGCACGGTTCAATTCGCCATCGCCAACGGTGTTCTGGATGCTGTGCGGGAGGGCTATCTGCCGAAAGATCAGGTCAATGATCTCGGCATCATCTGTTCCGTGTGGCTGGCGCTGTCCATCATCAATGATGACAATCCCGATCACAAGAGGTGCTGTTCGAAATCCAGCGCAAGGGTATCACGGAAGCCATCCGCAAGACCATGCAGAACGCACCCTCAATCGATGACCCGAGCCTTTGTCGAGTGGCTCACTGCAGTCATTCCGCCCCGCATCAAGAGACGCGCGCAGCCGCCGATA